TAAACAATCATAGCTCTGGCGGCATGGAAACCACGATACAGTTATTGCTTCTGCTGACGGTTTTATCTCTGGCACCCAGCATCTTAATTCTCATGACGTGTTTTACTAGGATCGTAATTGTTCTGTCTTTTGTAAGAACGTCACTGGCGACCCAGCAGATGCCTCCCAACCAGGTACTTGTCGGCATTGCACTCTTCCTGACATTTTTCATCATGGCTCCCACCTTTCAGGAGATCAACCATGATGCCATCGGCCCGCTCATAAAAGGGAAGATTACACAGGAGGAAGCCTTTGATAAAGGGACTCTGCCTTTAAAGGAATTCATGACTAAGCATACGAGGGAAAAGGATCTCCAGCTTTTCTTGAATTACTCCGGTGCGAAGAAGCCTGAAAAAATAAAGGATATATCGTTATTGGCCCTCGTGCCTGCTTATGCGATCAGTGAATTGAAATCGGCCTTCCAGATGGGATTCATGATCTTTGTTCCCTTTCTTGTTATCGATATGGTAGTGGCAAGTGTTCTGATGGCGATGGGTATGATGATGCTTCCACCGGTCATGATCTCGCTCCCTTTTAAAATCCTGCTGTTTATTCTTGTTGACGGCTGGTACTTGATTGTGAAATCTCTATTAT
This genomic stretch from Fictibacillus marinisediminis harbors:
- the fliP gene encoding flagellar type III secretion system pore protein FliP (The bacterial flagellar biogenesis protein FliP forms a type III secretion system (T3SS)-type pore required for flagellar assembly.) codes for the protein METTIQLLLLLTVLSLAPSILILMTCFTRIVIVLSFVRTSLATQQMPPNQVLVGIALFLTFFIMAPTFQEINHDAIGPLIKGKITQEEAFDKGTLPLKEFMTKHTREKDLQLFLNYSGAKKPEKIKDISLLALVPAYAISELKSAFQMGFMIFVPFLVIDMVVASVLMAMGMMMLPPVMISLPFKILLFILVDGWYLIVKSLLLSY